A part of Longimicrobiales bacterium genomic DNA contains:
- a CDS encoding MlaD family protein: MRDAESRRRGASDQDIVAAVPRGAGGKEAQVGMFVLLGLISSIVVLFYMTDPATFRGRYMLVTEVSHAGGVRSGDPIQMQGVNIGRVHDFEMVADDRVVITMEIDGRWQIPVGSETVMGESGLFGGRALELVRGSGPGVYADFDTLQGEGAVGGGMMATVDKLSLRAESVLGSFDDMLNQETVESVQGTARELEQLLSDLSSVTRDQRGALADLTASLTNAAQGLEAASVAGPDIASAVARADSAMAMLNSTSESLDEAVASLNTVLGRMERGEGTLGRLSTDETLYVSLNSAALTLSALLEDLQANPSKYINISIF; this comes from the coding sequence ATGAGAGATGCGGAGAGCCGACGCCGAGGCGCGTCAGATCAGGACATCGTTGCGGCAGTGCCGCGAGGGGCGGGAGGCAAGGAAGCGCAGGTAGGCATGTTTGTCCTGCTGGGGCTGATATCATCCATCGTCGTTCTTTTCTACATGACCGATCCGGCAACCTTTCGTGGGCGATATATGCTCGTGACTGAGGTGAGCCATGCCGGCGGTGTCCGGTCGGGCGACCCCATTCAAATGCAGGGCGTGAACATCGGTCGCGTGCACGACTTCGAGATGGTCGCGGACGATCGGGTCGTGATCACCATGGAGATTGACGGCAGGTGGCAGATTCCGGTGGGCTCAGAAACGGTCATGGGTGAATCTGGACTCTTCGGTGGTCGAGCACTCGAGCTCGTGCGGGGCTCTGGCCCTGGAGTTTATGCTGACTTCGACACGCTCCAAGGTGAAGGGGCCGTAGGTGGTGGGATGATGGCAACTGTCGATAAGCTCAGTCTACGTGCTGAGTCGGTCCTCGGATCATTCGACGATATGCTTAATCAGGAAACCGTCGAGTCGGTGCAGGGGACTGCACGTGAACTCGAACAACTACTCAGCGATCTGTCCTCGGTTACCAGGGACCAGCGCGGTGCGCTCGCGGATCTCACGGCCAGCCTGACCAACGCGGCCCAGGGCCTCGAAGCGGCGTCTGTGGCTGGGCCCGACATCGCGTCTGCTGTCGCAAGGGCCGATTCCGCGATGGCCATGCTCAACAGCACGAGTGAGAGCCTTGATGAAGCAGTTGCATCACTCAACACAGTTCTTGGGCGAATGGAGCGGGGGGAAGGCACTCTTGGGCGTCTCTCGACCGACGAGACGCTTTACGTGAGCCTGAACAGCGCGGCCCTTACGCTGAGTGCGCTGCTCGAAGATCTGCAGGCGAACCCGTCGAAGTACATCAATATTTCGATCTTCTAG
- a CDS encoding ATP-binding cassette domain-containing protein, translated as MIRYKDIHKAFDIPVLQGVDLTVETGEMFALFGPSGVGKSVLLKTTLSLIVPDYGDVEIAGVSVYDGPPGSLEAIRKKIGYVFQNAALFDSLTVFGNVEMGLPEEELIKMSRAEVARRVWDALEIVNLEPREILRKLPAELSGGMKKRVGIARAIVGRPEILLWDEPTTGLDPINTAAVERLIKRLSRELEVTSLLVTHEVEMGLTICDRVAMLHSGTLRFCGTPQEFRDSPDRVVRAFVDRAAAFAALDMAVT; from the coding sequence ATGATCAGATACAAAGATATCCACAAGGCCTTCGACATCCCGGTATTACAAGGCGTCGACCTGACGGTTGAGACCGGCGAAATGTTTGCGCTCTTTGGGCCGTCTGGCGTCGGAAAGAGTGTTCTGCTCAAGACGACTTTGTCGCTCATCGTGCCCGACTACGGGGATGTGGAGATCGCTGGCGTCTCGGTTTACGACGGTCCTCCTGGAAGTCTCGAGGCGATCCGAAAGAAAATTGGGTACGTCTTTCAGAATGCAGCGCTCTTCGATTCCCTCACCGTTTTCGGAAACGTGGAGATGGGCCTTCCCGAAGAGGAACTCATCAAAATGTCGCGAGCAGAAGTCGCGCGACGGGTATGGGATGCGCTGGAAATCGTGAACCTCGAGCCCCGGGAAATTCTACGAAAACTCCCGGCAGAGTTGTCGGGCGGAATGAAGAAACGTGTTGGGATCGCAAGGGCGATCGTGGGTCGTCCCGAGATCCTGCTTTGGGACGAACCCACGACCGGACTCGATCCCATCAACACTGCGGCGGTCGAACGCCTGATCAAACGCCTTTCGAGGGAGCTGGAGGTGACCTCGCTCTTGGTCACGCACGAAGTGGAAATGGGTCTGACCATTTGCGATCGGGTTGCGATGCTGCATAGCGGCACGCTTCGGTTCTGCGGAACGCCCCAAGAGTTCAGAGACAGCCCGGATCGTGTGGTTCGGGCATTCGTTGATCGGGCTGCAGCGTTTGCCGCCCTCGACATGGCTGTGACATGA
- a CDS encoding ABC transporter permease, translated as MALPLTSVVAGWFAKLGRAYRITLDHAGALGMLTWASIVAIVRLKVSGREVLTQMHVMGVQSLPIVFVTASLAGIVTSQQGGYQLVSSSPRYVLGTLVVQSIVLELGPLLTAIVLVGRIGARITAELGTMVVSEQIDAFKSLGRDPIAVLAAPRIIAGIITMPLLVAFADVIGVWAGMLMAGVSADLGQETFLYGARLFWHSWDLFYGLSKAVVFGFVIPLISVHMGLRTKGGAEGVGLQTTQAVMFMILTILIVDAMFPPLLLQ; from the coding sequence GTGGCACTTCCTCTGACATCCGTCGTGGCGGGCTGGTTCGCCAAGCTCGGACGCGCCTATCGCATCACCCTCGATCACGCGGGTGCGCTGGGCATGCTTACCTGGGCCTCCATTGTGGCGATTGTGCGTCTCAAGGTGAGCGGCAGAGAGGTGCTCACACAGATGCACGTTATGGGTGTTCAGAGCCTCCCGATCGTGTTCGTTACGGCGTCTCTCGCGGGCATTGTAACTAGCCAGCAGGGGGGCTATCAGCTGGTGTCGTCTTCGCCGCGTTACGTGCTTGGGACACTGGTCGTTCAAAGCATCGTTCTTGAGCTTGGTCCGCTGCTCACGGCGATCGTGCTTGTCGGTCGCATTGGCGCCAGAATCACGGCCGAGCTGGGGACTATGGTGGTTTCCGAGCAGATCGACGCCTTTAAGTCTCTGGGGCGAGATCCGATCGCGGTCCTTGCTGCCCCCCGAATCATCGCGGGCATTATCACCATGCCCCTCCTTGTTGCCTTCGCGGATGTGATCGGTGTCTGGGCCGGAATGCTAATGGCCGGCGTATCAGCAGACCTCGGTCAGGAGACATTCCTCTACGGTGCCCGGCTGTTCTGGCATAGCTGGGACCTGTTCTATGGGCTATCCAAGGCTGTCGTGTTCGGATTCGTTATCCCGCTGATATCGGTGCACATGGGCCTCCGGACGAAGGGTGGCGCCGAGGGCGTTGGGCTGCAGACGACGCAGGCGGTCATGTTCATGATCCTCACGATCCTGATTGTCGACGCGATGTTCCCGCCGCTCTTGCTGCAGTAG
- a CDS encoding SDR family oxidoreductase, with product MSNTSPLAGRTALVTGASAGIGLETARTLARAGAAVAVTARRPDRLEALCQEIESAGGRALPIAGDVASLEDVQNVVERTHEAFGSLDILVNNAGIMRISPITENRVEDWAAMLDVNVKGVLYFLSAVLPIMTDQGSGHIVNVGSVAGRRPFPGASVYAATKFAVRALSWGLHLELGNAHGIRITDIQPGYVATDLLSDDAATSEAWDEAWKDRRTLKPEDVARTIEFAVTSPDHVSVSEILVRPTDQPS from the coding sequence ATGAGCAACACATCTCCACTCGCAGGTCGCACGGCACTCGTGACCGGAGCATCGGCCGGGATCGGCCTCGAGACCGCCCGCACACTCGCTCGTGCCGGGGCCGCCGTCGCGGTTACCGCGCGCAGGCCAGATCGACTCGAAGCCCTCTGCCAGGAAATCGAGTCAGCAGGCGGTCGCGCTCTGCCGATCGCCGGGGATGTGGCTTCGCTCGAGGACGTACAGAACGTAGTCGAGCGGACGCACGAAGCCTTTGGCAGCCTGGACATTTTGGTCAACAACGCCGGGATCATGCGCATCTCCCCGATTACGGAGAATCGCGTCGAGGACTGGGCCGCCATGCTAGATGTGAACGTGAAGGGCGTCCTCTATTTCCTGTCCGCCGTTCTCCCGATCATGACCGACCAGGGGTCAGGACACATCGTCAACGTCGGCTCCGTTGCCGGACGACGCCCGTTCCCGGGGGCGTCAGTGTATGCAGCGACCAAGTTCGCCGTTCGTGCCCTCTCGTGGGGTCTGCATCTCGAGCTCGGAAACGCTCACGGCATCCGCATCACCGATATCCAGCCCGGGTACGTGGCCACCGACCTGCTGTCGGACGACGCCGCAACCAGCGAGGCCTGGGACGAGGCATGGAAGGACCGGCGCACACTGAAGCCGGAGGATGTGGCCCGAACGATCGAGTTCGCGGTAACCTCACCGGACCATGTATCGGTCAGCGAGATACTGGTCAGGCCAACAGATCAACCCAGCTGA
- a CDS encoding M14 family metallopeptidase: protein MLKISVRFALPLVVAFVAAMQAFAQERVTTPTEHFGHEVGADYVLFNYEALHEYFITLANQSDRMVLDTLGLTEEGRPHIQAIITSPENQANIARYREISAKLAKADGVSREEALSLAAEGKAVIWIDGGLHATEVLGAAQLTEMVYRLNEYTDVETMRILDDVIILATHANPDGMTLVSDWYMRMDDPMTRSSSGIPVLYNKYAGHDNNRDFYMAALAESQNMNRSMYREWYPQIVYNHHQTGPQGTVMFAPPFRDPPNHYLDPLIITSLDRVGSNMHQRMVLEGKGGTTMRSGASYSTWWNGGLRTTPYFKNMIGLLTETIGNPTPVEIPFLPRQQMPRADLPLPIEPGIWHFRQSIEYSQTANWAVLDYASRNSDHLLFNIWQMGQNSIERGNTDSWTTLPFEIDAAAEAMDRGNHDDWERILRDPTDRNPRGFVIPADQRDFLTATKFVNTLLYNGVDVHRATSDFMVAGTGYPAGSYVVKANQAFRPHVLDMFEQQQHPNDFAFPGAPPTAPYDNTGWTLAWQMGVEFDRVMEGFDGPFELVPDVVDAPPGGVVAGPTNAIGYVTDHINDAFVAVNRALAAGGSVQWFVDPIDVSGTAFAAGAFYLEADRDLIEALAAEKGLDFIGVRVVPLGASMELEPVKIGLWDQYGGSMPSGWTRMILEDFEFDFDVLFPPDFDTGDLDQYDVLLFEDGAIPLPAAMAGDGGGRGGYGGRGGPDPATVPEEYRRRMGSVTEDGTVPQILDFVREGGAAIAIGSSANLAYHAGLPVQNHLVENGQPLTREQYFTPGSVLDMKIEHESPLTHGFADRTNVLFSHSPTFSLTAGAEAQGVRRIGWFDTPNPLKSGWAWGERYLEDGVGAIEADYGQGKIFLFGPKITFRAQPHGTFGFLFNGIYYGATDERPISQ, encoded by the coding sequence ATGCTGAAAATCTCTGTTCGTTTCGCGTTGCCTCTCGTGGTCGCGTTCGTCGCCGCCATGCAGGCATTCGCCCAGGAGCGTGTAACCACGCCCACCGAGCATTTTGGGCACGAGGTTGGCGCCGACTACGTGTTGTTCAACTACGAGGCCCTCCACGAGTACTTCATCACGTTGGCGAACCAGTCAGACCGAATGGTGCTAGACACTCTCGGTCTGACCGAGGAGGGTCGTCCTCATATCCAGGCGATCATCACGTCGCCTGAGAACCAGGCTAATATCGCCCGCTACCGTGAGATCAGCGCGAAGCTGGCAAAGGCGGACGGTGTCAGCCGCGAAGAGGCCCTCTCGCTGGCCGCAGAAGGGAAGGCCGTCATTTGGATCGACGGGGGGCTGCACGCGACCGAAGTGTTGGGAGCGGCACAGCTCACTGAGATGGTCTATCGGCTGAATGAGTATACAGACGTCGAAACCATGCGAATTCTCGACGATGTGATCATCCTCGCGACGCATGCGAACCCAGACGGAATGACGCTGGTCTCCGACTGGTACATGCGGATGGACGATCCGATGACGCGCTCTTCCAGCGGGATTCCAGTCCTGTACAACAAGTACGCGGGCCACGATAACAACCGTGATTTCTACATGGCGGCCCTGGCGGAGAGCCAGAACATGAACCGCTCCATGTACCGCGAGTGGTATCCGCAGATCGTCTACAATCATCACCAGACGGGACCGCAGGGCACTGTCATGTTCGCGCCGCCGTTCCGTGACCCGCCGAACCACTATCTCGATCCGCTCATCATCACGTCACTGGACCGGGTGGGTTCGAACATGCATCAACGTATGGTGCTGGAGGGAAAGGGCGGAACGACGATGCGATCTGGAGCGAGCTACTCTACCTGGTGGAACGGTGGCCTCCGCACGACGCCATATTTCAAGAACATGATAGGTCTGTTGACCGAAACAATCGGAAACCCGACGCCGGTCGAGATCCCCTTCCTCCCGCGGCAGCAGATGCCGCGGGCTGACCTCCCGCTCCCGATTGAGCCCGGCATTTGGCACTTCCGGCAGTCGATTGAATACTCACAGACCGCCAACTGGGCTGTGCTTGATTACGCGTCACGAAACAGCGATCACCTTCTGTTCAACATCTGGCAGATGGGACAGAACTCCATTGAGCGCGGAAATACGGACTCGTGGACAACGCTGCCATTCGAGATCGATGCGGCGGCCGAGGCCATGGACCGTGGGAACCATGACGATTGGGAGCGGATCCTCCGCGATCCGACAGACCGCAATCCCCGTGGCTTTGTTATCCCCGCGGACCAGCGCGATTTTCTAACCGCAACAAAATTTGTGAATACGCTGCTGTACAACGGTGTAGATGTACATCGGGCCACTTCAGACTTCATGGTTGCGGGTACCGGATATCCTGCGGGTTCATACGTGGTGAAGGCGAATCAGGCATTCCGTCCCCACGTCCTCGACATGTTCGAGCAGCAGCAGCATCCGAACGACTTTGCGTTCCCTGGTGCTCCTCCTACCGCTCCGTATGACAACACCGGGTGGACCTTGGCTTGGCAGATGGGTGTCGAGTTCGATCGTGTCATGGAAGGTTTTGACGGACCCTTTGAGCTGGTGCCCGACGTCGTTGACGCCCCTCCAGGTGGTGTCGTGGCCGGGCCCACGAACGCTATAGGATACGTAACTGATCACATCAATGACGCCTTCGTCGCAGTCAATCGCGCATTAGCTGCTGGTGGGTCGGTTCAATGGTTTGTCGATCCGATCGACGTGAGCGGGACAGCGTTCGCAGCGGGTGCCTTCTACCTCGAAGCGGATCGCGACTTGATCGAGGCGTTGGCCGCCGAAAAGGGACTTGACTTCATCGGCGTTAGGGTGGTCCCACTCGGCGCATCCATGGAGCTGGAGCCGGTCAAGATCGGCCTCTGGGATCAGTACGGTGGTTCGATGCCGTCCGGATGGACGAGAATGATTCTCGAGGATTTTGAATTCGACTTCGACGTGCTGTTCCCGCCGGACTTCGACACAGGCGACCTGGATCAGTACGACGTTCTTCTGTTCGAGGATGGAGCGATCCCGCTCCCGGCAGCGATGGCCGGTGACGGTGGTGGTCGTGGGGGATACGGAGGCCGTGGTGGCCCGGATCCGGCGACCGTCCCTGAGGAGTACCGACGCCGCATGGGAAGCGTGACGGAGGATGGCACGGTTCCGCAGATTCTCGACTTCGTTCGAGAGGGTGGCGCTGCGATCGCGATCGGTTCATCTGCGAATCTGGCGTACCATGCTGGACTTCCCGTCCAGAACCATCTCGTGGAGAACGGCCAGCCGTTGACTCGTGAGCAGTACTTCACACCCGGCTCAGTTCTAGACATGAAGATCGAGCACGAGAGCCCGCTCACTCATGGCTTTGCCGACCGGACGAACGTGCTCTTCAGTCATTCCCCCACGTTCTCGCTTACCGCAGGTGCGGAAGCGCAGGGTGTCCGCCGCATAGGCTGGTTCGACACACCGAATCCACTCAAGAGCGGCTGGGCATGGGGCGAGCGTTACCTAGAGGACGGGGTAGGTGCAATCGAGGCTGACTACGGCCAGGGCAAGATCTTCCTGTTCGGGCCGAAGATCACGTTCAGAGCCCAGCCGCACGGCACGTTCGGTTTCCTGTTCAATGGCATCTACTACGGTGCGACGGACGAACGACCGATCTCCCAGTAG
- a CDS encoding Ig-like domain-containing protein: MYRHVRALPLLSAATALLAGSVEAQQSLYTMVAEPTAVEVTVGASAPLTVTVLDASGATLEIPVRYAAPRGSLRVRDGVVQGLEAGDFEIVATAALPADFAGTPPTLRIPVSVRWPAIARVEVTSSSTSLYAGTTITHSTRAFHGDDSRRPDIEAVWLSSDPSIASVDRFGSVTAHAAGGVTITATIEGAQSEVSYDVAAFPATALTIEGGAETALTGDVLHFEAAGIGEAGTVRDLPVTWAYAFVPDDSIRAPAAAATVENGAFVAEIPGRYTVLALAGPLVARATVEIHGREAVREIELQGRGSVSSSHTSDLWVYEGLDGRDYAVTGTWSASGWAFFWDVTDPTNITKTDSIQVDARTVNDVKVSPDGRYAALSREGASNRRNGVVILDLADPRHPVIASTFDSDGVTGGVHNMFATNDYLFALAGGDKYVIIDVRDPYAPTFVSEYNHPDSRIHDVWVHNGIAYSSEWQTGVVVVDVGNGEWGGSIENPVFVTAVPYPVGATHAAFPYLQESTGHFYLFLGDEISGGRNQAWAGEGADNQPYDPETGTGGVQGRMSGYLHIIDFTDPENPRDVARYEVPQAGAHNVWVEDDVLYQAYYKGGLRVVDVSGELMGDLGRQGREIAIYKPQDPAGFLANQVSVWGGQPYKGHVFFSDMNSGLWSAKLAPKGRPIS; the protein is encoded by the coding sequence ATGTATAGACACGTACGTGCCCTGCCTCTGTTGAGTGCCGCGACAGCTCTCCTAGCCGGATCAGTCGAAGCTCAACAGTCATTGTATACGATGGTTGCGGAGCCAACGGCTGTTGAAGTCACGGTTGGCGCATCCGCGCCCCTGACGGTGACAGTGCTCGATGCGTCTGGTGCCACTCTGGAGATACCTGTCCGATACGCTGCCCCGCGTGGGTCACTTCGAGTCCGGGATGGTGTGGTCCAGGGCCTTGAAGCCGGAGATTTCGAGATCGTTGCGACGGCGGCGCTTCCGGCCGACTTCGCGGGTACCCCGCCCACACTGCGTATCCCGGTGTCGGTACGTTGGCCCGCGATCGCTCGGGTGGAAGTCACCTCTTCCTCTACATCGCTCTACGCAGGAACCACGATCACCCACTCCACCCGCGCCTTTCACGGAGATGACTCGAGACGGCCCGACATCGAGGCCGTCTGGCTGAGTTCTGATCCGAGCATCGCCAGTGTGGATCGGTTTGGATCAGTAACGGCACATGCCGCGGGAGGGGTGACCATTACGGCGACGATCGAGGGCGCGCAGTCCGAGGTTTCGTATGACGTTGCCGCGTTCCCTGCGACAGCACTGACGATTGAGGGCGGTGCAGAAACGGCGTTGACCGGTGACGTGCTTCATTTCGAGGCGGCCGGGATCGGAGAGGCGGGCACGGTAAGAGATCTCCCCGTGACCTGGGCCTACGCTTTCGTGCCAGATGACTCGATCCGGGCACCGGCCGCGGCCGCGACGGTGGAAAACGGCGCTTTCGTGGCCGAGATCCCAGGCCGGTACACTGTGCTGGCCCTGGCCGGACCTCTGGTGGCACGCGCTACGGTGGAGATTCATGGGCGGGAAGCCGTGCGAGAGATCGAGCTGCAGGGTCGCGGTTCGGTCAGCTCATCCCACACCTCCGACCTGTGGGTCTATGAAGGGCTCGACGGTCGTGACTACGCAGTAACCGGTACTTGGTCCGCATCGGGCTGGGCGTTCTTCTGGGACGTGACCGATCCGACGAACATCACGAAGACCGATTCCATTCAGGTCGACGCACGCACTGTGAACGACGTGAAGGTGTCCCCCGACGGCCGGTACGCGGCGCTTTCGCGAGAGGGTGCATCCAATCGCCGAAATGGTGTGGTCATCCTGGATCTGGCAGACCCTCGGCATCCGGTGATCGCGTCGACATTCGATTCGGACGGTGTCACCGGTGGCGTCCACAACATGTTCGCGACCAATGACTATCTCTTCGCGCTCGCGGGCGGCGACAAGTATGTGATCATCGATGTGCGTGACCCGTACGCGCCAACGTTCGTAAGTGAGTACAACCATCCGGACAGTCGCATCCACGATGTGTGGGTCCACAATGGAATCGCTTATTCCTCCGAGTGGCAGACCGGTGTAGTCGTCGTGGACGTCGGCAACGGAGAGTGGGGCGGATCTATCGAGAATCCGGTCTTCGTGACCGCAGTGCCCTACCCCGTTGGTGCGACACACGCTGCGTTCCCCTACCTCCAGGAGTCGACCGGACATTTCTATCTCTTTCTGGGTGACGAGATCAGCGGCGGTCGCAATCAGGCGTGGGCTGGTGAAGGCGCCGACAATCAGCCGTACGACCCGGAGACGGGCACGGGCGGTGTCCAAGGGCGCATGAGTGGATACCTGCACATCATCGACTTCACCGACCCCGAGAATCCACGTGATGTAGCACGCTACGAAGTTCCCCAAGCCGGTGCTCATAACGTCTGGGTCGAAGACGACGTGCTGTACCAGGCCTACTACAAGGGCGGGTTACGAGTAGTCGACGTTTCCGGAGAGCTCATGGGCGACCTGGGACGTCAGGGCCGAGAGATCGCGATCTACAAGCCGCAGGACCCAGCGGGATTCCTAGCGAATCAGGTGAGCGTCTGGGGCGGGCAGCCGTACAAGGGACACGTCTTCTTCAGCGACATGAACTCAGGACTATGGTCCGCGAAGCTCGCACCGAAGGGGCGGCCAATTTCTTGA
- a CDS encoding YncE family protein yields MNKRICQSAAVLLLFTACGGGSAGTTSAPTPASAAPAAAYYAYVGAESADLIHRIKFDASGVSIDQTTPVGEISVETEGPHGLNVSPDGKYLYMTTAHGVPDGKMWKFAAGPDTLVAAPILLGNFPATLDLTPDGLYAFVANFNLHGEHVASTVSVVYTPDMVEVDQIATCTMPHGLRMSPDGLYAYSNCMMDDQMVEIDTRTFEVSRRFMVATGREVALTGYAAPEVLTGPNGMIRGSESMAPMGAMSEPSCSPTWVEPAPDNQTLYVACNKSDEILVIDRADWSLVRKFPTGRAPYNLGITPDGTVLVASLKSAGQVQFFDAATGESRAVVPSTTTVTHGVAVTSDSRYAFVSVEGKGAEPGKVDVYDLQSFEMVGSVGVGQQAGGIIFWRMDPVQ; encoded by the coding sequence ATGAACAAACGCATTTGCCAGTCGGCCGCCGTTCTTCTCCTCTTCACTGCATGTGGCGGTGGCTCCGCGGGTACCACGTCGGCGCCGACTCCTGCTTCGGCCGCGCCTGCTGCTGCGTATTACGCGTACGTCGGTGCGGAGTCGGCCGATCTCATCCACCGGATCAAGTTTGACGCCTCCGGCGTGTCGATCGACCAAACGACTCCGGTCGGTGAGATTTCTGTCGAGACCGAGGGGCCGCACGGTCTGAACGTGTCGCCGGACGGGAAGTACCTCTACATGACCACCGCGCACGGGGTGCCGGACGGCAAGATGTGGAAGTTCGCGGCTGGTCCCGACACGCTTGTCGCTGCACCGATTCTGCTCGGAAATTTCCCTGCAACCCTCGATCTGACTCCCGACGGACTCTATGCCTTCGTCGCGAATTTCAACCTGCACGGTGAGCACGTGGCGTCCACGGTATCCGTGGTCTACACCCCTGACATGGTCGAAGTCGACCAGATCGCGACATGCACGATGCCGCACGGACTCCGCATGTCGCCGGACGGGCTGTACGCGTATTCGAACTGCATGATGGACGACCAGATGGTCGAGATCGACACGCGTACCTTCGAGGTCTCTCGGCGGTTTATGGTTGCGACAGGCCGGGAGGTTGCTCTCACCGGCTATGCCGCCCCGGAGGTCTTGACTGGCCCGAACGGGATGATTCGGGGCTCAGAAAGCATGGCGCCCATGGGCGCCATGTCCGAACCCTCGTGTTCGCCGACCTGGGTCGAGCCGGCTCCGGACAATCAGACGCTCTACGTCGCGTGCAACAAGTCCGACGAGATCCTCGTGATCGACCGCGCGGACTGGTCGTTGGTCCGGAAGTTCCCGACCGGCCGCGCGCCATACAATCTGGGGATCACGCCGGACGGAACCGTGCTGGTTGCCTCCCTGAAGAGCGCCGGTCAAGTACAGTTCTTCGATGCGGCCACTGGCGAGAGCAGGGCAGTCGTACCGAGCACAACGACTGTCACGCACGGGGTCGCGGTTACCTCAGACTCTCGCTACGCCTTCGTAAGTGTCGAAGGGAAGGGCGCTGAGCCTGGGAAGGTTGACGTCTACGATCTCCAGAGCTTCGAGATGGTCGGATCCGTCGGAGTGGGGCAGCAGGCCGGGGGCATCATCTTCTGGCGGATGGACCCGGTCCAGTAG